A DNA window from Betta splendens chromosome 6, fBetSpl5.4, whole genome shotgun sequence contains the following coding sequences:
- the sema4ba gene encoding sema domain, immunoglobulin domain (Ig), transmembrane domain (TM) and short cytoplasmic domain, (semaphorin) 4Ba, producing the protein MARLWLAAYAVLLLGCFHTALMDNDVTPRLSFTYNAKERTTRSFSTSGVFNYTSILLSKEDNRLYVGARENLFALNLSDISAAELQRHLTWKTPKTKRDECSFKGKNPQTDCFNYVKILLRMNSTHLYACGTYAFSPICAFINTADFSLVRSDSGEVVTEDGRSRCPFNPEYKSTAIMADGELYAGTVSNFQGNEPIIYKSLSQGTSLKTENSLNWLQEPAFVGSAYIRESLPEGNAVGDDDKVYFFFSEAGTEFDFFDNTVVSRIARVCKGDMGGERVLQKKWTTFLKAQLLCSLPDDGFPFNIIQDMFVLTPSSTDWRNTVFYGVFTSQWYKGASGSSAVCSFTMDQVDKAFNGRYREVNRETQQWYTYNHPVPEPRPGACITNAAREQSITSSLHMPDKVLNFLKDHFLMDSVIRSQPLLLKRNVRYTQIAVDRVQAGRGAYNVLFIGTDDGRLHKATNVNNKMHIIEEMVLFRDSQPVQHMELDTEKGRLYVSSFSELVEVPVANCTNYQSCGECVLSRDPYCAWDGRRCVDARRASTRSALHQDVDEADTSVCNKTQPSPRSPKTHLTRTSSCQAIVIPANTFKVLPCKLRSNLAERRWVFSGSAGHFHYPGPEGGLVVVAQAGRQQGYECWSVEEGFRQLLANYCVRGEAGHESTTLTGHSRTPQVPREEIIILPGEARSPQVNTKTYWNELIVVCALLVSSLVVFSLFVIYRHRGHMKSMLKEGECANMQQRKPRAAAKPLAENLPVNGAAAPPSASDHKGYQSLNDNYICSTPPHECSSPDNSRGSSESEKRPLNLKESRVEISPTCPRPRVRLGPEIKDSIV; encoded by the exons ATGCCAAGGAAAGGACAACCAGGAGTTTCTCCACCAGCGGCGTCTTCAACTACACCTCTATTCTCCTCAGCAAAGAAGATAACAGGCTGTATGTTGGCGCTCGGGAGAATCTCTTTGCGCTCAACCTCTCTGATATCAGCGCAGCCGAGCTACAGAGACAT CTCACGTGGAAGACGCCGAAGACCAAGAGAGACGAGTGCAGTTTCAAAGGCAAGAACCCGCAG ACGGATTGCTTCAACTATGTCAAGATTCTGCTGCGCATGAACAGCACCCACCTGTACGCGTGTGGAACGTATGCCTTCAGCCCCATCTGCGCTTTCATA AACACTGCAGATTTCTCCCTGGTCAGGAGCGACAGCGGTGAGGTTGTCACGGAGGACGGACGGAGCCGCTGCCCCTTCAACCCCGAGTACAAGTCCACGGCCATCATGGCGG ATGGAGAGCTGTACGCCGGGACCGTCAGCAACTTCCAAGGAAACGAACCCATCATCTATAAAAGCCTGAGCCAAGGAACCTCTCTGAAAACGGAAAACTCACTCAACTGGCTTCAAG AACCGGCCTTTGTGGGTTCCGCCTACATCCGGGAGAGCCTGCCCGAGGGCAACGCGGTGGGCGACGACGATAAGGTCTACTTCTTCTTCAGCGAAGCGGGGACGGAGTTTGATTTCTTCGACAACACCGTGGTGTCGCGCATCGCCCGCGTGTGTAAG GGTGACATGGGAGGCGAGCGGGTGCTGCAGAAGAAATGGACCACCTTCCTGAAAGCCCAGCTCCTGTGCTCCTTGCCCGATGACGGCTTTCCTTTCAACATCATCCAGGACATGTTTGTGCTGACCCCCAGCTCCACGGACTGGAGGAACACCGTGTTTTATGGAGTCTTCACATCCCAGTG GTACAAGGGGGCTTCGGGAAGCTCTGCAGTGTGTTCCTTCACCATGGACCAGGTGGACAAAGCGTTCAACGGGCGATACAGAGAAGTGAACCGGGAGACGCAGCAGTGGTACACGTACAACCATCCGGTGCCAGAGCCTCGGCCTGGAGCG TGCATCACCAACGCGGCGCGGGAGCAGAGCATCACCTCCTCGCTGCACATGCCGGACAAGGTGCTGAACTTCCTCAAAGACCACTTCCTGATGGACTCGGTGATCCGGAGCCAGCCTCTCCTGCTGAAGCGCAACGTGCGCTACACGCAGATCGCCGTGGACCGGGTCCAGGCCGGGCGCGGGGCCTATAACGTGCTGTTCATCGGGACAG ACGACGGAAGGCTTCATAAAGCCACTAACGTCAACAACAAGATGCACATCATCGAGGAGATGGTGCTGTTCCGTGATTCCCAGCCGGTGCAGCACATGGAGCTGGACACGGAAAAG GGTCGGCTTTacgtctcctccttctctgaGCTGGTGGAGGTCCCGGTGGCCAACTGCACCAACTACCAGAGCTGCGGGGAGTGCGTGCTCTCCAGGGACCCGTACTGCGCGTGGGACGGGAGGCGGTGCGTGGACGCCAGGCGCGCTTCTACCCGGAG TGCCTTGCACCAAGACGTGGACGAAGCGGACACGTCTGTTTGTAACAAGACACAGCCGAGTCCAAGGTCCCCTAAAACTCATCTCACCC GAACGTCTTCGTGCCAGGCGATTGTTATTCCAGCCAACACGTTCAAGGTGCTGCCCTGCAAGCTGCGCTCCAACCTGGCGGAGAGGAGGTGGGTGTTCAGCGGCAGCGCGGGCCACTTCCACTACCCCGGCCCGGAGGgggggctggtggtggtggcccAGGCCGGCAGGCAGCAGGGCTACGAGTGCTGGTCGGTGGAGGAGGGCTTCCGGCAGCTGCTGGCCAACTACTGCGTGCGCGGCGAGGCCGGGCACGAGAGCACCACGCTGACGGGCCACTCCCGCACGCCGCAGGTCCCCCGGGAGGAGATCATCATCCTGCCGGGGGAGGCGCGCTCGCCGCAGGTCAACACCAAGACGTACTGGAACGAGCTGATCGTGGTGTGCGCCCTCCTGGTGTCCTCCCTGGTGGTCTTCTCGCTCTTCGTCATCTACAGGCACCGCGGCCACATGAAGTCCATGCTGAAGGAAGGCGAGTGCGCCAacatgcagcagaggaagcCCAGGGCGGCGGCGAAACCTCTCGCCGAGAACCTGCCGGTCAacggcgccgccgcgccgccgtcgGCGTCCGACCACAAGGGCTACCAGTCCCTGAACGACAACTACATCTGCAGCACGCCGCCCCACGAGTGCTCGTCGCCGGACAACAGCAGGGGCTCCTCCGAGTCGGAGAAGAGGCCCCTGAACTTGAAGGAGAGCCGCGTGGAAATATCCCCGACGTGCCCGCGTCCCCGCGTCAGACTGGGCCCCGAGATTAAGGACTCCATAGTGTGA
- the fkbp16 gene encoding FKBP prolyl isomerase 16: MVSVAVCREMETEPCCEEHEDPAVEPTEPAVCEAISELSDRCNHTELPCGPAEEGDELQRKGQDETQRCAGESSSAEIKSPKQQEPRRLKKTNSWKMVRFQDPSAEDNVLERDMSAESLFPDHPIEEWTSSTFEELFMAEDWQDITEDRLLRKLVLEPGAPQATRPAWGQEVTVKMQCVLDDRTVVEKDCKLVFVIGEGDVTQALEECVLSMQRGEITLLLADSQYAYGLLGREPDIPAWAPLLYQLQLLDAREKPDPLTLPVADRIRIGNQKRERGNFHFQREEYGQAARAYCMALDVLTTRRRDSGGGVEAEDDEVQEYRVKCLNNLATAQLKLEQNEEALQSSRDVLALEPNNVKALFRAGKLLSDKGEFKEAMEVLKMALKLEPATKAIHMELSKLVKRQSGGRDTQEWKPKPAEMLGDSILILPKKKSTGISWTLILGALLVALGSLVASLILTARN; the protein is encoded by the exons ATGGTGTCCGTCGCTGTCTGTCGTGAAATGGAAACAGAGCCATGTTGTGAGGAGCATGAAGACCCTGCAGTGGAGCCTACAGAGCCTGCGGTATGCGAGGCCATTTCTGAGCTTTCTGACAGGTGCAATCACACAGAGCTGCCCTGTGGACCCGCTGAGGAAGGTGACGAGCTGCAAAGGAAAGGGCAGGATGAAACGCAGCGCTGCGCCGGAGAGAGCAGCAGCGCCGAGATAAAGAGCCCAAAGCAACAAGAGCCAAGGAGACTGAAAAAAACCAACAGCTGGAAGATGGTACGGTTTCAAGACCCATCAGCAGAGGATAATGTGTTGGAAAGGGACATGTCAGCCGAGAGTCTCTTTCCAGATCACCCCATAGAGGAGTGGACCTCGTCCACGTTTGAGGAGCTGTTCATGGCAGAAGACTGGCAGGACATCACAG AAGACAGGCTGCTGAGGAAGCTCGTGCTCGAGCCCGGGGCCCCGCAGGCCACGCGACCCGCCTGGGGCCAGGAAGTGACCGTGAAGATGCAGTGTGTCCTGGACGACCGCACTGTGGTGGAGAAGGACTGCAAGCTTGTGTTTGTGATCGGAGAGGGGGACGTAACCCAG GCCCTGGAGGAGTGCGTCCTGTCGATGCAGAGGGGCGAGATCACGTTACTGCTGGCAGATTCTCAGTACGCGTACGGACTTCTGGGAAG agAGCCTGACATCCCGGCCTGGGCTCCTTTACTCTACCAACTGCAGCTCCTGGACGCCCGAGAGAAGCCGGACCCGCTCACTCTGCCCGTAGCGGACCGCATCCGCATCGGGAACCAGAAGCGAGAGCGGGGGAACTTCCACTTCCAAAGGGAGGAGTACGGCCAGGCTGCCCGAGCCTACTGCATGGCCCTGGATGTGCTCACCACGCGCAGGAGAG acagcggcggcggcgtggaggCGGAGGACGACGAGGTCCAGGAGTACCGGGTGAAGTGTCTGAACAACCTGGCCACGGCGCAGCTCAAGCTGGAGCAGAAcgaggaggcgctgcagagcAGCCGGGACGTTCTGGCCCTGGAGCCGAACAACGTCAAGGCCCTGTTCAGGGCGGGGAAG CTCCTGTCAGACAAAGGTGAATTCAAGGAGGCGATGGAGGTGCTAAAAATGGCCTTAAAACTGGAGCCGGCCACCAAG GCGATCCATATGGAGCTATCGAAACTTGTCAAAAGGCAGTCGGGAGGCAGAGACACCCAGGAATGGAAGCCAAAACCTGCAGAGATGCTTGGAGACAGCATTCTGATTCTTCCCAAGAAGAAGTCAACT GGAATTTCCTGGACGCTAATACTCGGAGCTCTGTTGGTGGCGCTGGGCAGCTTAGTGGCATCACTGATTCTGACTGCACGAAACTGA
- the zgc:162879 gene encoding ras and EF-hand domain-containing protein, whose amino-acid sequence MNRTSLRRLFSACDVNKSGKIEYDDFTAVCRELSVPETQVQSLFDKFDADQDGSIDYSRFSSRFQEVSETLDLASLGAGAQQNQGSPWEEFVGKVDAECLLSESLREQLADLYQVIHSSANMTLLQQYEEIVNSLISQSLDNRLECEQLETSLKRAEEMNNSQLAELEDDIQQQLARTEERVRDEERKKMEGTLAALQRKHENEVADLQAAVDRLLKSQEDSEFNNSKKELVRQNKLIGDLSQENEQLRVSLLQAQTNISILHSELDKLKNMYTDQKAQHERETDDLKRMVAEYQSYSSQIQILQEMNKKLYDSNDGLRSALASEAVAAKRRLSPQNEIPARRMKPLRQSTLNHSSSEPDPSKSAYSHVASWADKYLDSGVSLPMDTAESSGSDYDSDDSKSSVETVHHSYSYAPSEVEVSEIKSEAAVSVAPSRASSIASSLRRRLSAFSTKQLEADIEETGEQTPMYRLVLAGDAGAGKSSFLLRLTLNDFKGDIQTTLGVDFQIKRMLVDGERTSLQIWDTAGQERFRSIARSYFRKAHGVLLLYDVTSESSFLNVRAWVDQIQDSTEEKIPMCVIGNKVDLREQLEGSCVSSSHGEKLAKAYGALFCETSAKDGTNVVEAVLHLAREVKKNVKLRRQSDSQVRLSQVNPKRTLNSCCGL is encoded by the exons ATGAACCGAACCAGCCTCCGGAGACTGTTCTCCGCCTGCGACGTGAACAAGTCCGGTAAGATTGAGTACGACGACTTCACCGCGGTGTGCCGCGAGCTCAGCGTCCCCGAGACCCAGGTCCAAAGCCTGTTCGACAAGTTCGACGCGGACCAGGACGGCTCCATCGACTACAGCCGCTTTTCCTCCAGGTTCCAGGAGGTTTCGGAGACCCTGGACCTGGCGTCCCTCGGCGCCGGGGCACAGCAGAACCAGGGCTCCCCGTGGGAAGAGTTCGTGGGCAAAGTGGACGCGGAGTGTCTGCTGTCGGAAAG TCTCAGGGAGCAGCTGGCTGATCTTTACCAGGTCATTCATTCCTCTGCAAACATGACTCTACTGCAGCAGTATGAAGAAATTGTGAATTCACTAATCAGTCAAAGTCTTGACAACCGACTAGAGTGTGAACAGCTGGAGACCAGTTTAAAACG AGCTGAGGAGATGAACAACAGTCAACTGGCAGAACTGGAAGATGATATACAGCAACAACTTGCCAGAACagaggagagggtgagagatGAG GAGCGTAAGAAAATGGAGGGAACTCTGGCTGCTTTGCAAAGGAAGCATGAGAATGAGGTGGCAGACCTGCAGGCAGCTGTGGACAGGTTATTAAAG AGCCAAGAAGACTCTGAATTCAACAATTCAAAGAAGGAGCTGGTCAGACAGAACAAACTAATTGGCGACCTGTCGCAG GAAAATGAGCAGCTGCGAGTGTCTCTGCTTCAAGCCCAGACAAACATTTCCATCCTGCATTCAGAGCTGGACAAGCTGAAGAATATGTATACAGACCAGAAAGCTCAACATGAAAG AGAAACAGATGATTTGAAGAGGATGGTTGCAGAATACCAGTCATACTCCAGTCAAATTCAAATCCTTCA GGAAATGAACAAAAAGCTGTATGACAGTAATGACGGCCTGCGCTCTGCATTGGCCAGTGAAGCAGTTGCAGCTAAAAGGAGG CTGTCTCCCCAAAACGAAATCCCAGCCCGGAGGATGAAGCCCCTCAGACAGAGCACACTCAACCACAGCAG CTCTGAGCCGGATCCCAGCAAATCGGCCTACTCTCATGTGGCCTCCTGGGCTGATAAGTACCTGGACAGTGGAGTGTCTCTGCCGATGGACACAGCTGAGAGCTCAGGCAGCGATTATGACAGCGACGACAGCAAAAGCTCGGTGGAGACTGTGCATCACAGTTACTCCTATGCTCCGTCTGAGGTGGAG GTATCAGAAATAAAATCTGAAGCTGCAGTGTCGGTGGCTCCCAGCAGGGCGAGCTCCATCGCATCATCCCTACGAAGACGTTTGTCTGCCTTTTCCACAAAG CAATTGGAAGCAGACATAGAGGAAACTGGGGAGCAAACCCCGATGTACCGTTTGGTTTTAGCAGGGGACGCTGGAGCTGGAAAATCCAGCTTCCTCCTGAGACTGACTCTCAATGACTTCAAAGGAGACATTCAGACTACACTGG GGGTTGATTTTCAAATAAAGAGGATGTTGGTGGACGGAGAGAGGACGAGTCTGCAGATATGGGATACAGCTGGGCAGGAGAG GTTCCGCAGTATTGCTAGATCGTACTTCCGTAAAGCTCACGGAGTCCTGCTGCTCTATGATGTTACCTCAGAAAGCAGTTTCCTCAATGTCAGGGCGTGGGTGGATCAGATTCAG GATTCAACAGAGGAGAAAATCCCCATGTGTGTTATTGGAAACAAGGTGGATCTCAGAGAGCAGCTTGAAGGAAGCTGTGTGAGCAGTTCGCACGGAGAGAAGCTGGCCAAG GCATATGGCGCCTTGTTCTGTGAAACCAGTGCCAAAGACGGAACCAATGTGGTAGAAGCTGTGCTTCACCTAGCGAG AGAAGTAAAGAAAAATGTGAAACTGAGGCGGCAGTCAGACTCTCAGGTCAGACTGAGCCAAGTCAACCCAAAGAGGACTCTGAACAGCTGCTGTGGCCTATAG